The following nucleotide sequence is from Dyella sp. BiH032.
GCCAGCAGGATCGCCGCGCGGGTCTCGAAATCCGGCGGTTCGATCGCCACCGACAGGCCCCAGCCCAGGCGCGACTTCAAGCGCGGCTCGAGCTTGTCCACTTCCTTCGGGTAGCGATCGCAGGTGAGGATGATCTGCTGCTTGGATTCGAACAGCGCATTGAAGGTGTGGAAAAACTCCTCCTGCGTCGTGTCCTTGCCGGCGAAGAACTGGATGTCGTCGATCAATAACGCGTCCACGGAGCGGAAGCGCCGCTTGAACTCGTCCATGCTCTTGGTGCGAAGCGCTTCGATCATCGAGCCCACAAATTGCTCGGAGCGCAGGTACAGCACCTTGAAGTCCGGATTGCGTTCGCGCATCAGGTTGCCGGCAGCGTGCATGAGATGCGTCTTGCCGAGGCCCGTGCCGCCGTACAACAGCAATGGGTTGTAGGCCCGACCAGGGTTCATCGCCACCTGCATCGCCGCGGCTTTGCCGAGCTGGTTGGACTTGCCCTCGACGAAGGTTTCGAAGGTGTAGTGCGGATCCAGGTTGTGGCTGAACGGAGGGGGCGCCGGTGCGGGTTCGGCCGGCAGAGCGGCCGCCGGTGCGGAGGCAGGGCGCGACATCGCCGAAGCCGGACGCGGCGGCATGCGCGCGGCGCTGGAACCGACTTCCAGGCGTACCGAGAGCTCATGCCCGGTCAACTGCGTCAGCATGGCCTCGATGCGGGGCAGATAACGCTCCC
It contains:
- the dnaA gene encoding chromosomal replication initiator protein DnaA, encoding MSDLWRRCLERLEGELSAEDLHTWLMPLQARDDTMGLQLFAPNPYTLDTVRERYLPRIEAMLTQLTGHELSVRLEVGSSAARMPPRPASAMSRPASAPAAALPAEPAPAPPPFSHNLDPHYTFETFVEGKSNQLGKAAAMQVAMNPGRAYNPLLLYGGTGLGKTHLMHAAGNLMRERNPDFKVLYLRSEQFVGSMIEALRTKSMDEFKRRFRSVDALLIDDIQFFAGKDTTQEEFFHTFNALFESKQQIILTCDRYPKEVDKLEPRLKSRLGWGLSVAIEPPDFETRAAILLAKAHEKGVAVSENVAMLLAKRIRSNVRDLEGALNTLAARANFYGKPITTEFAEETLRDLLATHAQAVTVPNIQKTVADYYQVRLQDLLSKRRVRSLARPRQFAMALSKELTEHSLPEIGEAFGGRDHTTVLHACRTIKKLCETDTRMRQDWEQLIRILTG